One window from the genome of Aeromonas sp. FDAARGOS 1405 encodes:
- the torC gene encoding pentaheme c-type cytochrome TorC: MMKKLWHFLRTPSRRWSVLALLLVGVGVTLAGTVGLHYGFEKTSSLEFCISCHSMKDTVYPEYKESIHFKNASGVQAVCTDCHQPKDFVGKVARKMEAANDLYQEYIGHSIDTQEKFEDRRLHLAEKVWARMSSQNSKTCKSCHSYDNMDHAKQSPAAALAMKDAAAKNMNCIECHKGIAHELPNMAGGFRATYATLVNDAQEAPATETLYNLGEKDLYASEQSSDPVGKLLPASRIDVVDRSGDRLKVTIEGWRESDGKGRVLSEYMGKRVFVATIRDELKASEKVLKQETDSATHIKWEQVQVQAWVDGKGFESSLKPIWDYAGEMYKSTCNSCHGAPDPAHFTANGWISGLKAMSAYYRLSKEEERTLLKYLQNHAADTGGQGSH, from the coding sequence ATGATGAAAAAACTGTGGCACTTCCTGCGCACCCCCAGCCGTCGCTGGTCGGTACTGGCGCTGCTTCTGGTGGGCGTCGGCGTCACCCTCGCGGGCACCGTCGGCCTGCACTATGGCTTTGAGAAAACCAGCAGCCTCGAATTCTGTATCTCCTGCCACTCCATGAAAGACACCGTCTATCCGGAGTACAAGGAGTCCATCCACTTCAAGAATGCCTCAGGGGTACAGGCGGTCTGTACCGACTGTCACCAGCCGAAGGATTTTGTCGGCAAGGTGGCCCGCAAGATGGAGGCAGCCAACGACCTCTATCAGGAGTACATAGGCCACAGCATCGACACCCAGGAGAAGTTCGAGGACCGGCGCCTGCATCTGGCCGAGAAGGTTTGGGCACGGATGAGCAGCCAGAACTCCAAGACCTGCAAGTCCTGCCACAGCTACGACAACATGGATCACGCCAAACAGTCCCCGGCGGCAGCGCTGGCGATGAAAGACGCGGCGGCGAAGAACATGAACTGCATCGAGTGCCACAAGGGCATCGCCCACGAACTGCCCAACATGGCGGGCGGCTTCCGGGCCACTTACGCCACTCTGGTCAACGACGCGCAAGAGGCGCCAGCCACCGAGACCCTCTACAACCTGGGTGAAAAAGATCTCTATGCCAGCGAACAGAGCAGCGACCCGGTCGGCAAACTGCTGCCCGCCTCCCGTATCGACGTGGTGGACCGCAGCGGCGATCGCCTCAAGGTGACCATCGAAGGGTGGCGCGAGAGCGATGGCAAGGGCCGGGTGCTGAGCGAATACATGGGCAAGCGGGTCTTCGTCGCCACCATCCGTGACGAACTGAAAGCGAGCGAGAAAGTGCTCAAACAGGAGACCGACAGCGCCACCCATATCAAGTGGGAACAGGTTCAGGTGCAGGCCTGGGTCGATGGCAAGGGCTTTGAGTCCTCGCTCAAGCCGATCTGGGATTACGCCGGCGAGATGTACAAATCCACCTGCAACTCCTGCCACGGCGCGCCGGATCCCGCTCACTTCACTGCCAACGGCTGGATCTCGGGGCTCAAGGCGATGTCTGCCTACTATCGCCTGAGCAAGGAAGAGGAGCGCACCCTGCTCAAATACCTGCAAAACCATGCCGCCGATACCGGTGGTCAGGGCAGCCACTAA
- the torA gene encoding trimethylamine-N-oxide reductase TorA, whose protein sequence is MINISRRGFLGGLLASGASALIGPSLLGRAVMAAESGDKLVQSGSHWGAFRARVVDGRWVETLPFEHDKHPTDMLKALSEVVYNPSRIRYPMVRLDWLRKGHQSDTSERGQNRFVRVTWSQALDFFYHELERVQKTYGPSALYAGHSGWQSVGKLHSAGAMLGRAMNLHGTYLAKAGDYSTGAAQVILPHVAGAMEVYEQQTSWPLVLEHSKTIVIWGSDPIKNLQVGWLVPDHCVYDYWAQLKEKVAKGEIRVISVDPVKSKTQKYLNCDQVTLNPQTDVPLMLGIAHTLYSEKRHDEAFLKNYTTGFDKFLPYLLGTSDGQVKDAEWAAAICGVPAETIRELARAMSSGRTQLIGGWCVQRMHHGEQYAWMLVVLASMIGQIGLPGGGYGFGWHYNGAGTITSSGPIMSGFSSVIPGVKPLHDGDWKGYSKFIPVARFVDCILNPGKQIAFNGQTITYPHMKMAVFCGNNPFHHQQDRNKMVAAWRKLETVVSIDHQWTASCRFADIVLPATTTYERDDIEQWGSHSNAGILAMYKVVEPLFEARDDYDIFADLCRRFGREAEFTGGKSKLEWIQSIYDDARLQGRGIGIRLPRFSQFWHGEGFVTFPAGQPWVRHESFRQEPDLEPLGTPSGLIEIYSKTIADYGYGDCPGHPVWIEPYERSHGGPGSKQYPLHLQSCHPDKRLHSQLCSSDNYRATYTVQGREPVYMNPQDAKSRGLKDGDLVRVFNGRGQVLAGLVVSDDYAPGVVRIQEGAWYGPQEGGKVGTLCTYGDPNVLTADIGSSSLAQATTAHTALVEIEKFRGQAPAVTAFGAPESAKGIDPMFPAL, encoded by the coding sequence ATGATCAATATTTCCCGTCGTGGTTTTCTGGGTGGCTTGCTGGCCAGCGGTGCCTCTGCCCTGATCGGCCCTTCCCTGCTCGGTCGCGCCGTGATGGCTGCCGAGTCTGGCGACAAGCTGGTGCAGTCCGGCTCCCACTGGGGCGCCTTCCGTGCCCGGGTGGTCGATGGCCGCTGGGTCGAGACCCTGCCGTTCGAGCACGACAAGCACCCTACCGACATGCTCAAGGCCTTGAGTGAAGTGGTCTACAACCCCTCCCGTATCCGCTACCCCATGGTGCGGCTGGACTGGTTGCGCAAGGGCCACCAGTCCGACACCAGCGAGCGCGGCCAGAACCGCTTCGTGCGGGTGACCTGGTCCCAGGCGCTGGACTTCTTCTATCACGAGTTGGAGCGGGTGCAGAAGACCTATGGCCCGAGCGCCCTCTATGCCGGCCACTCCGGCTGGCAGTCGGTGGGCAAGCTGCACTCCGCTGGCGCCATGCTGGGACGCGCCATGAACCTGCACGGCACCTATCTGGCCAAGGCCGGTGACTACTCCACCGGCGCCGCCCAGGTGATCCTGCCCCACGTGGCGGGCGCCATGGAGGTGTATGAACAGCAGACCTCCTGGCCGCTGGTGCTGGAGCACAGCAAAACCATCGTTATCTGGGGCTCCGATCCCATCAAGAATCTGCAGGTGGGCTGGCTGGTGCCGGATCACTGCGTCTACGACTACTGGGCGCAGCTCAAAGAGAAGGTGGCCAAGGGCGAGATCCGGGTGATCAGTGTCGATCCGGTCAAATCCAAGACCCAGAAGTACCTCAATTGCGATCAGGTGACCCTGAATCCGCAAACCGATGTACCGCTGATGCTGGGCATCGCCCACACCCTCTACAGCGAGAAGCGCCACGACGAAGCGTTCCTGAAGAACTACACCACCGGCTTTGACAAGTTCCTACCCTACCTGCTGGGCACCAGCGATGGTCAGGTGAAGGACGCCGAGTGGGCCGCCGCCATCTGCGGCGTACCAGCCGAGACCATCCGCGAGCTGGCCCGCGCCATGAGCAGCGGCCGCACCCAGCTTATCGGCGGCTGGTGCGTGCAGCGCATGCACCACGGCGAGCAGTACGCCTGGATGCTGGTGGTACTGGCCTCGATGATTGGCCAGATCGGCCTGCCGGGGGGCGGTTACGGCTTTGGCTGGCACTACAACGGGGCGGGTACCATCACCTCCAGCGGCCCCATCATGTCCGGTTTCAGCTCGGTCATTCCCGGGGTCAAGCCGCTCCATGACGGCGACTGGAAGGGCTACTCCAAATTCATTCCGGTGGCCCGTTTCGTCGACTGCATCCTCAATCCGGGCAAGCAGATCGCCTTCAACGGCCAGACCATCACCTACCCCCACATGAAGATGGCGGTGTTCTGCGGCAACAACCCGTTCCACCACCAGCAGGATCGCAACAAGATGGTCGCCGCCTGGCGCAAGCTGGAAACCGTGGTCAGCATCGATCACCAGTGGACCGCCAGCTGCCGCTTCGCCGATATCGTGCTGCCCGCCACCACCACTTATGAGCGCGATGACATCGAGCAGTGGGGCTCCCACTCCAACGCGGGCATTCTGGCCATGTACAAGGTGGTAGAGCCGCTGTTCGAGGCGCGCGATGACTACGACATCTTCGCCGATCTTTGCCGTCGCTTCGGTCGTGAGGCCGAGTTCACCGGCGGCAAGAGCAAGCTGGAATGGATCCAGAGCATCTATGACGACGCCCGCCTGCAGGGTCGCGGCATCGGCATTCGACTGCCCCGTTTCAGCCAGTTCTGGCACGGCGAGGGCTTCGTCACCTTCCCGGCGGGCCAGCCCTGGGTGCGCCACGAGTCGTTCCGTCAGGAGCCGGACCTGGAACCCCTCGGTACCCCGTCTGGCCTTATCGAGATCTACTCCAAGACCATCGCCGACTACGGCTATGGGGACTGCCCGGGCCACCCGGTCTGGATCGAACCCTACGAGCGCTCTCACGGCGGGCCGGGCAGCAAACAGTACCCGCTGCACCTGCAATCCTGCCACCCGGACAAACGGCTGCACAGCCAGCTCTGCTCCTCCGACAACTACCGCGCCACCTACACGGTGCAGGGTCGCGAACCTGTCTACATGAATCCGCAGGATGCCAAATCCCGCGGCCTCAAAGACGGCGATCTGGTGCGGGTGTTCAACGGCCGCGGTCAGGTATTGGCTGGTCTAGTGGTGAGTGATGACTACGCCCCCGGCGTGGTGCGCATTCAGGAAGGAGCCTGGTATGGTCCACAAGAGGGTGGCAAGGTAGGGACTCTCTGTACCTACGGCGATCCCAACGTGCTGACCGCCGACATCGGCTCCTCCAGCCTGGCGCAGGCCACCACGGCCCATACCGCGCTGGTGGAGATCGAGAAGTTCCGCGGGCAGGCACCTGCCGTCACTGCCTTCGGCGCGCCGGAATCGGCCAAGGGCATCGACCCCATGTTCCCGGCACTCTGA
- the torD gene encoding molecular chaperone TorD produces the protein MQEFMATSERRAELYWWFSTLFAAELSDEQIAEYDTYDVRSFLKSLSTLDPMREAVAELNDAIARLLVRPDRQLELAADFAGLFLVDPKQGALPYESLYRGDAKLLMQAPMAEMQARLDRLGINVSDKYKEPADHLAIELDLMGNLIIRAAEAKSAAERERWLDEQEALLHGHLLGWFDKFESACRAADRFGFYGASARLLGVFLKMDANYLSLVKPAPSAD, from the coding sequence ATGCAGGAATTTATGGCTACCAGCGAACGCCGGGCCGAACTCTACTGGTGGTTCTCCACCCTGTTCGCCGCCGAACTCAGTGATGAGCAGATCGCCGAATATGACACCTATGACGTGCGAAGCTTCCTGAAAAGCCTCTCCACCCTGGATCCGATGCGTGAAGCCGTGGCCGAGCTCAACGATGCCATCGCCCGCCTGCTGGTGCGCCCGGATCGCCAGCTGGAACTGGCCGCCGACTTCGCCGGCCTGTTTCTGGTGGATCCCAAACAGGGCGCCCTGCCCTACGAATCGCTCTATCGTGGCGATGCCAAGCTGCTGATGCAGGCCCCGATGGCCGAGATGCAGGCCCGCCTCGATCGCCTTGGTATCAATGTCAGCGACAAATACAAGGAGCCTGCGGATCATCTGGCCATCGAGCTGGATCTGATGGGCAATCTCATCATCCGCGCGGCGGAAGCCAAGAGCGCAGCCGAGCGGGAACGCTGGCTCGACGAGCAGGAAGCACTGCTGCACGGCCATCTGCTGGGCTGGTTTGACAAGTTCGAAAGCGCCTGTCGCGCCGCCGACCGGTTTGGCTTCTACGGCGCCAGTGCCCGTCTGCTGGGGGTCTTCCTCAAGATGGATGCCAACTACCTCTCTCTGGTCAAACCGGCACCGTCCGCCGACTGA
- a CDS encoding EAL domain-containing protein: protein MDGMLFKADTETILPTLSDQSILEQLLNTAPLGIGVFDCHFRYCKVNQVLADINGKTIEEHKGKHLREIVPKLAPVLEPMFRQILRHGRPYVNIAITGQTAAHGSSARRWQATYSPMWNDSGKPSGILAIVRDITEQYETEQRLQLAMRAAQIGVWEWYVAEDRLLFNGEIEPLLGIPAHQFKGGLQAFIDCFEPESGQQLRTVLQGKEPIHLTLSFITPLNERHWVDIHADHVAATESIGHRVMGVIHNATARRRQEERLHQANVVFDTTAEGIIILDNNHRIISVNPAFTMLTQYDAEEVIGQDPGIVIHPRRYTDLDSPWHQLHPDNNAWHGEMACLRKDGSYFSSWQQISAVYDNFNNTTHYVIALSDISAIRKVEAELNHLAYHDPLTELGNRHLLQERLTLELKTAQLNNKRLGLLFIDLDGFKLINDSLGHGVGDELLKRLAERIRNCLQPNELATRLGGDEFLVLIPYLEAPDELITLANTLLTALREPVELSHEQVAISASIGIAIYPDHATTPETLISAADNAMYEAKSQGRNGFQFYTPYMAEQARERMQIEQGLLKALELEQLCILYQPMTHLAGGHLSGLEALLRWKHPNEGLINPARFIPVAEECGLIEKIGEWVMRNACAQGRNWLAAGLPVPRLSVNVSVREMRSPGYVEQVATILAETGFPPERLEIEVTESIIQRVDQSLDLFTRLKNLGVQIAIDDFGTGFSSLSLLKTLPIDRIKIDRAFVQALPEDKNSRELCRTIISLADSLEMEVTAEGIETRAQYTFLQSLNCGEGQGYLFSKPLHVEQMHERLHCQSVQQ, encoded by the coding sequence ATGGATGGAATGCTTTTCAAGGCCGATACCGAAACAATTCTGCCCACGCTGTCAGATCAGAGCATACTCGAACAACTACTGAATACAGCCCCCTTGGGTATAGGTGTCTTTGACTGCCATTTCCGTTATTGCAAAGTCAATCAGGTACTGGCTGATATCAATGGCAAGACCATAGAGGAACACAAGGGCAAACATCTGAGAGAGATTGTGCCCAAGCTGGCTCCAGTACTGGAGCCCATGTTCCGGCAAATCCTGCGCCACGGTAGGCCCTACGTGAATATCGCCATCACGGGGCAAACAGCGGCACATGGCAGCAGCGCAAGACGGTGGCAGGCAACCTATAGTCCGATGTGGAACGACAGTGGCAAGCCGAGCGGTATCCTCGCCATAGTGCGCGATATTACCGAACAGTACGAAACAGAGCAGCGGCTGCAACTGGCTATGAGAGCGGCACAAATTGGCGTGTGGGAGTGGTATGTTGCAGAGGATAGATTGCTGTTTAATGGAGAAATTGAACCACTGCTTGGCATACCAGCTCACCAGTTCAAGGGAGGGCTGCAGGCTTTCATTGACTGCTTTGAACCTGAATCAGGCCAGCAGCTCAGGACAGTTCTGCAAGGGAAAGAGCCCATCCATCTCACCCTGAGCTTCATCACTCCCTTAAATGAACGTCACTGGGTTGATATTCATGCCGATCATGTTGCAGCCACGGAATCCATCGGCCACAGAGTGATGGGCGTGATCCACAACGCGACGGCCCGGCGGCGTCAGGAGGAGCGACTCCATCAGGCCAACGTGGTTTTCGATACTACGGCCGAGGGAATTATTATTCTGGACAACAATCACCGTATCATTTCGGTCAACCCGGCTTTCACCATGCTGACGCAATATGATGCCGAGGAGGTAATAGGCCAAGATCCTGGAATCGTTATACATCCGAGACGCTATACCGACCTCGACTCACCATGGCATCAACTGCATCCGGACAATAATGCCTGGCATGGCGAAATGGCCTGTTTACGCAAAGATGGCAGCTACTTCTCTTCATGGCAGCAGATTAGTGCCGTCTACGACAACTTCAACAACACCACTCACTATGTAATTGCCCTCTCCGACATCAGCGCCATTCGCAAGGTGGAAGCCGAGCTGAATCATCTCGCTTATCACGATCCCCTGACCGAACTCGGCAATCGCCATCTGCTGCAGGAGCGACTGACTCTTGAACTGAAAACCGCACAACTCAACAACAAGCGGTTGGGACTACTCTTTATCGATCTGGATGGTTTCAAACTGATCAACGACAGTCTGGGGCACGGGGTGGGCGATGAACTGCTCAAGCGACTGGCAGAACGGATCCGAAATTGCCTGCAACCGAATGAGCTGGCTACCCGCTTGGGTGGGGACGAATTTCTGGTGCTCATCCCCTATCTGGAAGCACCTGACGAGCTGATAACACTCGCCAATACCTTGCTGACTGCGCTGCGTGAACCGGTCGAACTGTCCCATGAGCAGGTTGCTATCTCGGCGAGCATCGGCATCGCTATCTATCCGGACCACGCAACCACCCCTGAGACACTGATCAGTGCCGCCGACAACGCCATGTATGAAGCGAAGAGCCAGGGTCGTAACGGCTTCCAGTTCTACACCCCATACATGGCGGAACAGGCTCGAGAACGAATGCAAATTGAACAGGGATTACTCAAAGCTCTTGAGCTTGAACAGCTTTGTATTCTCTATCAGCCCATGACTCATCTTGCCGGCGGTCATCTGAGTGGGCTGGAGGCACTCTTGCGCTGGAAGCACCCCAATGAGGGACTGATCAATCCAGCCCGTTTTATTCCGGTTGCAGAAGAGTGCGGCCTCATCGAAAAAATTGGCGAATGGGTAATGCGCAATGCCTGTGCACAGGGAAGAAACTGGCTGGCCGCCGGCCTGCCGGTGCCCCGCTTGTCAGTTAATGTATCGGTGCGAGAGATGCGCTCACCCGGCTATGTGGAACAGGTCGCAACTATTCTGGCCGAAACAGGGTTTCCGCCTGAGCGACTGGAGATTGAAGTAACGGAAAGCATCATACAACGGGTTGATCAGAGCCTGGATCTCTTTACCCGGCTGAAAAATCTGGGGGTTCAAATTGCCATCGACGACTTTGGCACCGGATTTTCGTCGCTGAGCCTGCTCAAGACTCTGCCGATTGATCGCATCAAGATCGACCGGGCATTCGTGCAGGCTTTACCGGAGGACAAGAATAGCAGGGAGCTCTGCCGCACCATCATCAGTCTGGCAGACAGTCTGGAGATGGAGGTTACGGCAGAGGGTATTGAAACTCGAGCACAATATACCTTCTTGCAGTCACTTAACTGTGGTGAGGGGCAGGGCTACCTGTTCAGTAAACCGCTGCATGTAGAACAGATGCACGAACGCTTGCATTGCCAAAGCGTTCAGCAGTAG